One stretch of Campylobacter sp. CCS1377 DNA includes these proteins:
- a CDS encoding histidine phosphotransferase, whose amino-acid sequence MGILTKLELDYEIDDIEKFLQFFRTMCDRFEPLIIKLGSDSVRYKEAIKELETLAHNTAWAARRLNLEEVTDFCVFCEEMMAQANRFEGPASDEFTDWMLLMSDQFEKYCQSYENDDFVLAVFNPLIVNVPSIISK is encoded by the coding sequence ATGGGAATTTTAACAAAACTAGAATTAGACTATGAGATTGATGATATAGAAAAATTTTTGCAATTTTTTAGGACGATGTGCGATAGATTTGAACCTTTAATCATCAAGCTTGGAAGTGATAGTGTGCGTTATAAAGAGGCCATAAAAGAGCTTGAAACTTTAGCACATAATACTGCTTGGGCTGCAAGAAGGCTTAATCTTGAAGAAGTGACTGATTTTTGTGTATTTTGTGAAGAAATGATGGCACAAGCAAATCGTTTTGAAGGTCCTGCGAGCGATGAATTTACAGATTGGATGCTTTTGATGAGCGATCAGTTTGAAAAGTATTGCCAATCTTACGAAAATGATGACTTTGTTTTAGCTGTTTTTAATCCTTTAATTGTTAATGTTCCAAGTATTATTTCCAAATAA
- the serS gene encoding serine--tRNA ligase translates to MLDLKNLQNNFEEIAKKLKTKKVDEKLLKELNDIFVLLKKERAILEEFQAFQNKFSKELASTDDKESLKAKLSENKIKINEQNKIVSDLENKLEKIASTIPNIPDECVPVGEDEDENVEIKKVLTPPQFDFTPKEHHDLGESLNWLDFVRGVKISQSRFCVLKNEGALLSRALVNYMIDFNRSRGFEFVNVPFLVNSETMFGTGQLPKFKDDMYKVKDEDLYLISTSEIPVTNLYSSEILTSESLPIKMTCYSACFRKEAGSAGRDTRGIIRQHQFEKVELVSITKPEQSDSVFNEMVECASDLLSSLGLAHRHLMLCTGDLGFSAAKTIDLEVWIPSQNKYREISSVSNCRDFQARRAKIRYKNEKGKNELVHTLNGSSLAVGRTLVAIMENYQDKEGKITIPDVLKKYL, encoded by the coding sequence ATGTTGGATTTAAAAAATTTACAAAACAATTTTGAAGAAATTGCAAAAAAATTAAAAACAAAAAAAGTGGATGAAAAATTATTAAAAGAATTGAATGATATTTTTGTTCTTTTAAAAAAAGAAAGAGCTATATTAGAAGAATTTCAAGCCTTTCAAAATAAATTTAGCAAAGAGCTTGCTAGCACAGATGACAAAGAAAGCTTAAAAGCGAAATTAAGCGAAAATAAGATTAAAATCAATGAGCAAAACAAAATAGTGAGTGATTTAGAAAATAAACTAGAAAAAATTGCAAGTACTATTCCAAACATCCCTGATGAGTGTGTTCCTGTGGGCGAAGATGAAGATGAAAATGTTGAAATCAAAAAGGTTTTAACGCCTCCTCAATTTGATTTTACCCCAAAAGAGCATCATGATTTGGGTGAAAGTTTAAATTGGCTTGATTTTGTGCGTGGGGTTAAAATTTCACAAAGTCGTTTTTGCGTACTTAAAAATGAAGGTGCTTTGCTTAGTCGCGCTTTGGTAAATTATATGATTGATTTTAATAGAAGTCGTGGTTTTGAATTTGTCAATGTACCTTTTTTAGTAAATAGCGAAACAATGTTTGGCACTGGACAACTTCCTAAATTTAAAGATGATATGTATAAGGTCAAAGATGAAGATTTATATCTTATCTCCACTTCTGAAATTCCTGTGACAAATCTTTATAGTAGTGAAATCTTAACAAGCGAAAGTTTGCCTATAAAAATGACTTGTTATAGTGCTTGTTTTAGAAAAGAAGCAGGAAGCGCGGGACGCGATACAAGGGGCATTATCCGCCAACACCAATTTGAAAAAGTTGAGCTTGTAAGCATTACAAAACCCGAACAAAGTGATAGCGTTTTTAATGAGATGGTAGAATGCGCGAGTGATTTGCTAAGCTCATTAGGTTTAGCACACAGACATTTGATGCTTTGCACTGGTGATTTAGGCTTTAGTGCAGCAAAAACAATAGACCTTGAAGTATGGATACCATCGCAGAATAAATACCGCGAGATTAGTTCTGTTTCAAATTGTCGTGATTTTCAAGCAAGGCGTGCAAAAATTCGCTATAAAAACGAAAAAGGTAAAAATGAACTCGTGCATACTCTAAACGGCTCTTCTTTAGCAGTTGGTAGAACTTTAGTAGCAATTATGGAAAATTATCAAGACAAAGAAGGTAAAATCACTATCCCCGATGTACTTAAAAAATATCTATAG
- the trpS gene encoding tryptophan--tRNA ligase codes for MRVLTGLQPSGDLHIGNYFGAIKQMIEAQNENEMFMFIANYHAMTSSQDGEKLKQNSLKAAAAFLSLGIDPNKSVFWLQSDVKEIVELYWILSQFTPMGLLERAHSYKDKIAKGLNASHGLFSYPVLMAADILLFNTQIVPVGKDQIQHVEIARDIALKVNNEWGEIFTLPQAKVNEEVAVVVGTDGAKMSKSYQNTIDIFATEKILKKQISSIVTNSTALEEPKDWQNCNVFKIAKLFLNESEQKALQDRYEKGGEGYGHFKMYLNELISTYFNDAKKEYERLLSNPHEIDDVLQMGAKKAKEQAQKTMQKIYDKIGL; via the coding sequence ATGAGAGTATTAACAGGACTTCAGCCTAGTGGGGATTTACATATAGGCAATTATTTTGGTGCTATAAAGCAAATGATTGAAGCACAAAATGAAAATGAAATGTTTATGTTTATTGCAAATTATCATGCTATGACTTCAAGTCAAGATGGCGAGAAATTAAAACAAAATTCACTAAAAGCCGCGGCAGCTTTTTTGAGTCTTGGTATAGATCCTAATAAAAGTGTATTTTGGCTTCAAAGCGATGTTAAGGAGATAGTGGAGCTTTACTGGATCTTGTCACAATTTACACCTATGGGTTTATTAGAACGCGCACATAGTTATAAAGATAAAATAGCCAAAGGCCTAAATGCTTCTCATGGACTTTTTTCTTATCCTGTTTTGATGGCGGCTGATATTTTACTTTTTAATACGCAAATTGTTCCGGTTGGAAAAGATCAAATTCAGCATGTTGAAATCGCACGCGATATAGCTTTAAAAGTCAATAATGAATGGGGTGAAATTTTTACCCTACCTCAAGCTAAGGTAAATGAAGAAGTAGCTGTTGTAGTAGGAACTGACGGGGCTAAAATGAGTAAATCTTATCAAAATACCATTGATATTTTTGCCACAGAAAAAATTTTAAAAAAACAAATTTCATCCATAGTAACCAATAGTACTGCTTTAGAAGAGCCAAAAGACTGGCAAAATTGCAATGTATTTAAAATCGCAAAATTATTCTTAAATGAAAGCGAGCAAAAAGCTTTGCAAGATCGTTATGAAAAGGGTGGCGAAGGCTATGGGCATTTTAAAATGTATTTAAATGAATTAATCAGTACCTATTTTAATGATGCTAAAAAAGAATACGAAAGATTACTATCAAATCCTCATGAAATCGATGATGTTTTGCAAATGGGCGCAAAAAAAGCAAAAGAACAAGCACAAAAAACTATGCAAAAAATTTATGATAAAATAGGATTATAA
- a CDS encoding AI-2E family transporter, whose translation MKNGKIFFIVFVLIVLCLLLYLFKSFLMVIAIASLMAVATANINAKFLSLVKGRKFLAAGLTTACMVLLFFAPFVYAMIEVVRALKNFDINIVTSTLDYIKNYQFTLPESLNFLEPKIKEFLANIDLNQLSKQALTYVSTFTKSSAKFLVDMALICIFYFFANLYGTELIIYLKSIIPIEKQELDEVLSEVGNVMAVVLYSMVIVAILQGALFSIIAAFYGYDALLMGVIFAVSSLIPAVGGGLVYIPVSIYEFASNGLNSALVILIYSIIVISFIADTLVKPLIIKWINEKLVKTPTNINELLIFLSMIAGISSFGFWGIILGPAILTFFISTIRLYVILKQKNLI comes from the coding sequence TTGAAAAATGGAAAAATATTTTTTATTGTTTTTGTTTTAATCGTGCTTTGTTTATTGCTGTATTTGTTTAAAAGCTTTTTGATGGTTATTGCCATTGCGAGCTTAATGGCTGTGGCTACTGCAAACATTAATGCTAAATTTTTAAGCCTTGTTAAAGGACGGAAATTTTTAGCTGCAGGACTTACGACAGCTTGTATGGTTTTGCTTTTCTTTGCCCCTTTTGTTTATGCTATGATAGAAGTGGTTAGGGCTTTAAAAAATTTTGATATCAATATCGTTACCTCAACGCTTGATTATATAAAAAATTATCAATTTACCCTACCAGAGTCTTTAAATTTCTTAGAACCAAAAATTAAAGAATTTTTAGCCAATATTGATTTAAATCAACTCTCCAAACAAGCCTTAACTTATGTTTCAACTTTTACAAAATCAAGTGCAAAATTTTTAGTAGATATGGCATTAATTTGTATTTTCTATTTCTTTGCAAATCTTTACGGAACCGAACTTATCATCTATCTAAAAAGTATCATACCTATAGAAAAACAAGAACTTGATGAAGTTTTAAGCGAAGTGGGCAATGTAATGGCTGTAGTGCTTTATTCTATGGTAATCGTAGCCATCTTACAAGGTGCACTTTTTAGCATTATCGCAGCATTTTATGGCTATGATGCCCTACTTATGGGCGTTATATTTGCGGTAAGTTCGCTTATACCGGCTGTTGGAGGAGGTTTGGTTTATATACCTGTGAGTATTTACGAATTTGCCTCAAATGGTCTAAATTCTGCCTTAGTAATTTTAATTTACTCCATCATTGTCATTTCATTTATTGCAGATACCTTAGTCAAACCATTAATTATCAAATGGATCAACGAAAAACTTGTCAAAACTCCAACAAATATCAATGAACTTTTAATCTTTCTATCAATGATAGCAGGTATTTCAAGCTTTGGATTTTGGGGAATCATTTTAGGTCCTGCAATTTTAACTTTTTTTATTTCTACAATCCGTCTTTATGTAATACTCAAACAAAAAAATTTAATTTAG
- a CDS encoding tetratricopeptide repeat protein yields the protein MAEEIILKEDDSKQNEQENLNQTVENSNLDEQEEMFELGKNEEGAQNNNETHQATFEEQKTNNSWLKGKKFIVLLSILCVVLIALLIFVFYLFFGNKEESSKIVLTTPQAQIPKDNFSAKFEMQKIEDMVQKANALYLKGEIEQALKVYEQIAVYSEAISNYNLGVSQMKQANYALALESFKKAIASKENQTVAAINAAVCALHLGNEKLFQYYIDLAYVYLSNEGDSKLFNYYLSLINYYKGYYLESLQMLQKTQVEPYTDNAKYLGAKIYAQINLDKQAIANLQEQESYEASLPLGLLYARMGEWDKAKPALDRATKIDALSNQALSALSLVELKTGMYQNLITKISNKNKAEQAQILGIYKIKTELKKELFNISIAQSKFTKDFLSDFHNQADLLFYFAPYQVFDSSQAFDYINKANATAFLEDEQSNNSYLNKGNALSSINAKLAKIIMQAFNYKLRDANEAFKNLLQNHKEHSVLNYNLALSYAQLKNYDQAYKYFTTSYHLDPTNYTAGAFAILSAKMIKQDFTKLNNEILENINADSNFNSQISRNIILLANNDYAATLPYLDEENQSKNPLNFIFRAIIAKNNNLHNRSDLEIANLKKALPKDIIANILFFNSQNSNLNIKEYAKNAQLYFQNSSLDYNALFGGASVVLENYVTLMQITGLLNQEREKLKHQLSISKENSQGITLALAYMDIFARQFQESYALYNILIDEYQIKDSNTLFLAAVAAIGANNPNSAVALLELAKLQNNQNQEARVALGLLYHQLENYEPALYQYERIENNFKSKFFTFDIK from the coding sequence ATGGCAGAAGAAATTATTCTCAAAGAAGATGATAGCAAACAAAACGAACAAGAAAACCTCAATCAAACCGTTGAAAATTCAAATCTTGATGAACAAGAAGAAATGTTTGAACTTGGAAAAAACGAAGAAGGTGCTCAAAACAACAACGAAACTCATCAAGCTACTTTTGAGGAGCAAAAAACCAATAATTCGTGGCTTAAAGGGAAAAAATTTATTGTTTTATTAAGCATTTTATGTGTAGTGTTAATAGCATTACTTATTTTTGTTTTCTATCTCTTTTTTGGAAACAAAGAAGAAAGTTCTAAAATTGTCTTAACGACCCCACAAGCCCAAATTCCGAAAGATAATTTTTCTGCCAAATTTGAAATGCAAAAAATCGAAGATATGGTGCAAAAAGCAAACGCCCTTTACCTTAAAGGAGAAATCGAACAAGCTTTAAAAGTATATGAACAAATTGCAGTTTATAGTGAAGCCATTTCAAACTACAATTTAGGTGTTTCTCAAATGAAACAAGCTAATTACGCACTAGCACTTGAAAGCTTTAAAAAAGCCATTGCGAGTAAAGAAAATCAAACTGTGGCAGCCATCAATGCAGCTGTTTGTGCTTTGCATTTAGGTAATGAGAAACTCTTTCAATATTATATTGATTTAGCTTATGTGTATTTATCTAATGAGGGAGATTCTAAGCTTTTTAATTATTATTTAAGTTTAATTAACTATTACAAGGGTTATTATCTAGAGTCTCTACAAATGCTTCAAAAAACACAAGTTGAACCTTACACAGATAATGCTAAATATTTGGGTGCAAAAATTTATGCACAAATAAATTTAGATAAACAAGCTATTGCAAATTTACAAGAACAAGAAAGTTACGAAGCAAGTTTGCCTTTAGGACTTTTATATGCAAGAATGGGTGAATGGGATAAAGCAAAACCAGCTCTTGATCGTGCTACAAAAATCGACGCATTAAGCAATCAAGCTCTAAGTGCACTTTCTTTAGTAGAATTAAAAACCGGAATGTATCAAAATCTTATTACAAAAATAAGTAATAAAAATAAAGCAGAACAAGCACAAATTTTAGGCATTTACAAAATCAAAACTGAACTTAAAAAAGAACTTTTTAATATAAGCATTGCACAAAGTAAATTTACAAAAGACTTCTTAAGTGATTTTCATAACCAAGCCGATCTTTTATTTTATTTTGCTCCTTATCAAGTTTTTGATTCTTCTCAAGCTTTTGACTATATCAACAAAGCTAATGCCACAGCTTTTTTAGAAGATGAGCAAAGTAATAACTCATATTTAAATAAAGGCAATGCCCTATCTTCAATAAATGCAAAACTTGCTAAAATCATTATGCAAGCCTTTAATTATAAACTCAGAGATGCCAATGAAGCTTTTAAAAATTTACTTCAAAATCACAAAGAGCACAGTGTTTTAAATTATAATCTTGCCTTATCCTATGCACAATTAAAAAATTATGATCAAGCGTATAAATACTTTACCACAAGCTATCATTTAGATCCCACAAATTATACCGCTGGTGCATTTGCAATACTGAGTGCAAAAATGATAAAACAAGACTTCACAAAATTGAATAATGAAATTTTAGAAAATATCAATGCTGATTCAAATTTTAATTCTCAAATATCAAGAAATATTATTTTACTCGCAAATAACGACTATGCAGCAACACTACCTTATTTAGATGAAGAAAATCAAAGCAAAAATCCATTAAATTTTATTTTTAGAGCTATTATTGCTAAAAATAATAACTTACACAATCGATCAGACCTTGAAATTGCTAATTTAAAAAAAGCCTTACCAAAAGACATCATAGCAAATATTTTATTCTTTAACTCCCAAAATTCAAATTTAAATATTAAAGAATATGCCAAAAATGCTCAGCTTTATTTCCAGAATAGTTCGCTTGATTATAACGCTTTATTTGGTGGCGCTAGTGTGGTTTTGGAAAACTATGTCACACTCATGCAAATTACCGGACTTTTAAATCAAGAAAGAGAAAAACTCAAACATCAATTAAGTATCAGTAAAGAAAATTCACAAGGTATTACTTTAGCTTTAGCCTATATGGATATTTTTGCAAGACAATTTCAAGAATCTTACGCACTTTATAATATACTTATAGATGAATACCAAATTAAAGATTCCAACACCTTATTTTTAGCTGCCGTAGCCGCAATAGGAGCCAATAATCCAAATTCAGCGGTAGCGCTTTTAGAACTAGCAAAATTACAAAATAATCAAAATCAAGAAGCAAGAGTAGCACTAGGCTTATTGTATCATCAACTTGAAAATTACGAACCCGCTTTATACCAATACGAGCGTATAGAAAATAATTTCAAAAGTAAATTTTTTACCTTCGATATCAAATAA
- a CDS encoding tetratricopeptide repeat protein, translated as MIKKILLFCCVGVFGLANDFSTAFKKYEEKNYQEAFEIFSALCEKNNAKACFSLALMYENAYGVKQDMQKAKAHYNFACNKGISSACFNLALLQDGKREIKLFHKKACDLAHTQACNALASLYEEEKDGEMALYFYEKSCKLKDSFACYKLANLNEQGLIVRQNLKLALSYYKKSCQFDFLESCYILGRYYQIKEKDDKLAKRYLGKACDGSHTQACAAYRLLN; from the coding sequence ATGATAAAGAAGATATTGTTATTTTGCTGCGTAGGTGTTTTTGGTTTAGCTAATGATTTTTCCACTGCTTTTAAAAAATACGAAGAAAAAAACTATCAAGAAGCCTTTGAAATTTTTTCTGCTTTATGTGAAAAAAATAATGCAAAAGCCTGTTTTTCTTTAGCTTTGATGTATGAAAATGCTTATGGGGTTAAACAAGATATGCAAAAGGCAAAGGCGCACTATAATTTTGCTTGCAATAAAGGAATTTCAAGTGCTTGTTTTAATTTGGCACTTTTGCAAGATGGGAAACGAGAAATTAAACTTTTTCATAAAAAAGCCTGTGATTTAGCTCACACACAAGCTTGCAATGCTTTAGCCTCTTTATATGAAGAGGAAAAAGATGGAGAAATGGCTTTGTATTTTTATGAAAAGTCATGCAAATTGAAAGATTCTTTTGCTTGTTACAAACTTGCAAATTTAAATGAGCAAGGTTTGATTGTAAGACAAAATTTAAAATTGGCTTTAAGTTATTATAAAAAATCTTGCCAATTTGATTTTTTGGAATCTTGTTACATTTTAGGGCGTTATTATCAAATCAAAGAAAAAGATGATAAACTAGCCAAGAGATATTTAGGAAAAGCTTGTGATGGCTCACATACACAAGCTTGTGCGGCGTATAGGTTGCTAAATTAA
- the ruvB gene encoding Holliday junction branch migration DNA helicase RuvB, giving the protein MDRIVEIEKYSFDETYETSLRPSSFDGYIGQENIKKNLNIFIKAAKKRNECLDHILFSGPAGLGKTTLANIISYEMNSNIKTTAAPMIEKSGDLAAILTNLQEGDILFIDEIHRLSPAIEEVLYPAMEDFRLDIIIGSGPAAQTIKIDLPKFTLIGATTRAGMLSNPLRDRFGMQFRLEFYKNEELAIILEKAAIKLGKTCDKKASLEIAKRSRSTPRIALRLLKRVRDFADVNDEDIISEKRAKEALDSLGVNELGFDAMDLRYLELLTDAKRRPIGLSSIAAALSEDENTIEDVIEPYLLANGYIERTAKGRIASNKSYNVLKLNYEKTLFNDD; this is encoded by the coding sequence ATGGATAGAATTGTAGAAATTGAAAAATATTCTTTTGATGAAACTTATGAAACAAGTCTAAGACCATCTAGTTTTGATGGTTATATAGGTCAAGAAAATATCAAAAAAAATCTAAATATTTTCATAAAAGCCGCAAAAAAAAGAAATGAATGCTTAGATCATATATTATTTAGCGGTCCTGCAGGACTTGGAAAGACAACTCTAGCAAATATCATTTCTTACGAAATGAATTCAAACATCAAAACAACAGCCGCACCTATGATAGAAAAAAGCGGAGATTTAGCTGCAATTTTAACCAATTTACAAGAAGGAGATATTTTATTTATTGATGAAATTCATAGACTTTCTCCTGCAATCGAAGAAGTGCTTTATCCTGCTATGGAAGATTTTCGCCTTGATATTATCATTGGTAGCGGTCCTGCAGCACAAACAATAAAAATTGATTTACCAAAATTCACACTCATAGGCGCTACAACTCGTGCTGGAATGCTTAGCAACCCTTTACGCGATCGCTTTGGCATGCAATTTAGACTTGAATTTTATAAAAATGAAGAATTGGCCATCATCTTAGAAAAAGCCGCGATAAAACTAGGTAAAACTTGTGACAAAAAGGCTTCTTTAGAAATCGCTAAAAGGAGTCGCTCTACACCTAGAATCGCCCTTAGACTTTTAAAAAGAGTTAGAGATTTTGCCGATGTTAATGATGAAGATATAATTAGTGAGAAAAGAGCCAAAGAAGCATTAGATTCATTAGGAGTAAATGAGCTTGGTTTTGATGCGATGGACTTAAGATATTTAGAGCTTTTAACGGATGCAAAAAGAAGACCAATAGGACTTTCAAGCATAGCAGCAGCGCTAAGTGAAGATGAAAATACTATCGAAGATGTAATAGAACCTTACCTGCTTGCTAATGGCTACATAGAACGCACTGCTAAAGGACGCATTGCGAGTAATAAAAGTTACAATGTACTTAAACTCAATTATGAAAAAACTTTATTTAATGACGACTAG
- a CDS encoding shikimate kinase has protein sequence MMNKNIIFTGFMGSGKSTIAKAFARENDLVFLDSDDLIEAKFNQKIVEIFKEKGEEFFRKEEQKMADFFCSCKGASIASGGGFVNVLDFEKIGFCVYLKASFLYLQKRLSKDELAKRPLFKDENKAKKLYNERLKIYESKANLVLNVENKSIDELIKEIKKVIS, from the coding sequence ATGATGAATAAAAATATCATTTTTACAGGCTTTATGGGTAGCGGTAAGAGCACTATTGCAAAGGCTTTTGCTAGAGAAAATGATCTTGTTTTTTTAGATAGCGATGATTTAATTGAAGCTAAATTTAATCAAAAAATTGTAGAAATTTTTAAAGAAAAAGGTGAGGAATTTTTTAGAAAAGAAGAGCAAAAAATGGCAGATTTTTTTTGTTCTTGCAAAGGTGCTTCCATAGCAAGCGGCGGAGGATTTGTAAATGTTTTAGATTTTGAAAAAATAGGCTTTTGTGTGTATTTAAAGGCTTCTTTTTTATATTTGCAAAAACGCTTAAGCAAAGATGAACTTGCTAAAAGACCTTTGTTTAAAGATGAAAATAAAGCAAAAAAATTATATAATGAAAGATTAAAAATTTACGAAAGTAAAGCAAATTTAGTGCTAAATGTAGAAAATAAAAGTATTGATGAACTTATAAAAGAAATAAAAAAGGTAATATCATGA
- a CDS encoding dynamin family protein, giving the protein MQISILQDFIKSYKEAYCKEYDDSFKGQIQKIISQLNDPSMHPSSYFIKESQNIISSLDRAINIGIVGQFSSGKSSLLNLILQKDCLPTGVVPVTFKPTFLRYAKEYCLRVEFEDGSDVIADIEELAKYTDQRQDIKQTKSLHIFAPIELLKDITLIDTPGLNANEMDSNTTLSELYNTHSLIWLSLIDNAGKKSEEDAIKAHLPILKHHSICVLNQKDKLTQDELDNVLNYVNSVFGKYFEKIIAISCKQAKEKETYELSNFALLLEYLEKMDKKILKQEFAKRKLLELCEILRVQYELFGKIFEKLEFCFSRFKNLLEENNENLVQKINILNHQILENLKSLSNRISKEILSSVKEKKAHYYKESQKIFSKNLYVKYDYQTPFIASDDAFLAMFYNSDSMSKEIKKMKNEISKNFEILKQDLNLAYEKIQKDIMLFRSEFANIQKDNDLQSDIEFSELRTFCNASDELFLKDFKECLFKKCLELDLFFEKLNLKALANYENATKISLSFFSRKINESKELYELDSSEFSLFYPKMSEIYERVLTELNVHEFEVLLINKPIMLKIYKQMFEEFQEIISKKYELIKTRKNAFEKHLNLVSKLEEEIKNL; this is encoded by the coding sequence ATGCAAATTAGTATTTTACAAGATTTTATTAAAAGTTATAAAGAAGCGTATTGCAAAGAATATGATGACAGTTTTAAAGGGCAAATTCAAAAAATCATTTCACAGTTAAACGATCCTAGTATGCATCCTAGCTCTTATTTTATAAAAGAATCGCAAAATATCATTTCTAGTCTTGATAGAGCTATTAATATAGGAATAGTCGGGCAGTTTTCAAGTGGAAAATCTAGTCTTTTAAATCTTATTTTGCAAAAAGATTGTTTGCCAACAGGTGTTGTCCCTGTAACTTTTAAACCCACCTTTTTGCGTTATGCTAAAGAGTATTGTTTGAGGGTTGAATTTGAAGATGGCAGCGATGTGATTGCAGATATAGAAGAACTTGCAAAATACACCGATCAAAGGCAAGATATCAAACAAACCAAAAGCTTGCATATCTTTGCTCCTATTGAGCTTTTAAAGGATATAACTTTAATCGACACTCCAGGTCTTAATGCCAATGAAATGGATAGCAATACAACGCTTAGCGAGCTTTATAACACTCATTCTTTGATTTGGCTTAGCTTGATTGATAATGCAGGTAAAAAAAGCGAAGAAGATGCGATTAAGGCGCATTTGCCTATTTTAAAGCATCATTCAATTTGCGTGTTAAATCAAAAAGATAAACTCACTCAAGACGAGCTTGATAATGTTTTAAATTATGTAAATTCTGTGTTTGGAAAGTATTTTGAAAAAATCATTGCCATTTCTTGCAAACAAGCCAAGGAAAAAGAAACTTATGAGCTTTCAAATTTTGCACTTTTATTAGAATATTTAGAAAAAATGGATAAAAAAATTCTAAAGCAAGAGTTTGCAAAAAGAAAACTTTTAGAGCTTTGTGAAATTTTAAGGGTTCAGTATGAATTGTTTGGAAAAATTTTTGAAAAACTTGAATTTTGTTTTTCGCGGTTTAAGAATTTGCTTGAAGAAAATAACGAAAATTTAGTGCAAAAAATCAATATTTTAAATCATCAAATTTTAGAGAATTTAAAATCTTTAAGCAACAGAATTTCAAAAGAAATTTTATCTTCTGTGAAAGAAAAAAAGGCGCATTATTATAAAGAATCACAAAAAATATTTTCTAAAAATTTATATGTAAAATACGACTATCAAACCCCGTTTATAGCAAGCGATGATGCTTTTTTGGCTATGTTTTATAATTCAGATTCTATGAGTAAAGAAATTAAAAAAATGAAAAATGAAATTTCTAAAAATTTTGAGATTTTAAAGCAGGATTTAAATCTTGCTTATGAAAAAATTCAAAAAGATATTATGCTTTTTAGATCTGAATTTGCCAATATTCAAAAAGATAATGACTTGCAAAGCGATATAGAATTTTCAGAGCTTAGAACCTTTTGTAATGCAAGCGATGAGTTGTTTTTGAAAGATTTTAAAGAGTGTTTGTTTAAGAAATGTTTGGAGCTTGATTTGTTTTTTGAAAAATTAAATTTGAAAGCTTTGGCAAATTATGAAAATGCCACTAAAATTAGTTTAAGTTTTTTCAGCCGCAAAATCAATGAAAGTAAGGAGTTATATGAGCTTGATAGTTCTGAATTTTCTCTTTTTTATCCTAAGATGAGTGAAATTTATGAAAGAGTTTTAACCGAGCTTAATGTCCATGAGTTTGAAGTTTTACTCATCAATAAACCTATAATGTTGAAAATTTATAAACAAATGTTTGAAGAATTTCAAGAAATTATCTCTAAAAAATATGAGTTAATAAAAACACGCAAAAATGCTTTTGAAAAGCATTTAAATTTAGTTTCGAAATTAGAAGAGGAAATTAAAAATTTATGA